The Anguilla rostrata isolate EN2019 chromosome 2, ASM1855537v3, whole genome shotgun sequence genome contains the following window.
aaaaacacttttcacaatgcatacacttgtatggcttttcCCCTGTATGTATTCTCATGTGTACACCTAAATAAAATTTTGTactaaaacacttctcacactgggtacacttgtagggcttttcacctctATGAATTTTCTGGTGGCTATTTAAATGATATATTCTGGAAAAGTACTTAcaacactgagaacatttgtagggATTTTCACCTGAATGAACTTGCTGGTGAAAATTTAAAGCAGATTTTCTATGAAAACACTTCTCACAATGCAGAcacttgtagggcttttcacctgtatgaattctcaggtgcaTCTGTAAACCAGATTTTCTATGAAAACACTTCTCACAATGCATACACTTATACGGCTTTTCACCCGTATGAATCCTCAGGTGTACagctaaataatattttgtactAAAATCCTTCTCACACTGgatacatttgtagggcttttcacctgtatgaattttcTGGTGGCTATTTAAATGAGATATTCTTGAAAAGAACTTGCAACACTGggaacatttgtagggcttttcacctgaatgaattTGCTGGTGTATACTCAAAGTAGAATTCGAAcgaaaacacttcccacactgaggacATTTGTAGGGCCTTTCACCAGTATGAGTccttatatgtatatttaaagctgtttttatacgaaaacacttctcacactgtgtacacttgtagGGTTTTTCATCTGAATGAATTTTCAGGTGCAAATGTAAACCTGATTTTCTATTAAAACACTTTGCACAATGTATACACTTGAACGGTTTTTCACCGGTATGAATTCTGAGGTGTATATCCAAGTaatattttgaacaaaaacacttctcacactgcGTACACTTGTATGACATTTCACCCATAttaatttcacctttatttctaTGAACTGTCTTGCTTTGGAAgaaatttgaaagcattttgcttttctttgaaTTATTCATAATGGACTCAATTGTCTCACTCATCTTCCTACATGATTTAGGATTTTTTCTATGATTTCTACTTTTCTGGACAATTCTGGTcagattattttcattgtttatgtcACTGTGATGGTTTACGTCCTCACATTGGGTCATCAAATCATGTATATCTTCTTTTGTGCAGTCTGTGTTTGGCTCTCCTGCACATTGCCATGGTTCAGTCTGATCTTTGTGATCAACACCAGCTCCATTCATCACAGGATTCATGAGATCACTCACTAAACTTTCACTGGATTCACACTTCATTTGATCAGATTtaatatgaacacatttaacatccTGCAAGTCACTAATGTGTTCTGCCTTAAGGTATCCTCCATCATCAGTCtctgttttgatttggtcaGGATGCAGATGGGTTACATATCCCAGCTCTGTACTGTCGAGGGTCTCTGTCTTAAGATCCCCCGAGTGGGTGGAgcccagatcagtttctgttttaatcagtgatgtgtgtgtgtggtgtacatcactgaccccgctgtgtgctgtaacacactctggctccagtgtgttcagtcctggtgcagcacaatctgtctctgactctgccatgtggacagactccagtccactgagttcctcttctttctgtctgatcctgtgctgctcagtgagctctggtagtGTTGTCTCAGCGTCCCGCATAACCTGCCTGGAGGAAAACAGGGGAAAAAGATCCTTAAATCAGCTGACAAATTTATTACACTGTGCATTTCTGAAGATGCCCAACTGACCACAGGGGGCGCTCTTGCATTATGAGGTGGAGGCCACCCCTCCTGCCTCCCTGCATGATACCAACTCAcaggttcattttaaaaacacacatttaaattaaactgtCACTTTGCtataagaaaatgcaaaaagaacagtggaaaaaaagacCTTTCTGAAGTGCCTTGGAACACGTGCAGgtctgcatttgtattttttcagctTTGCCTACGAGAAAATAAACTCCTGCCGCAGAAAGCAGAAGAAaccagcaaaacacaaaatcttGCACAGCAGCCTGAATACTAGCTGGCTGTGGCAGGATGACTTCCCTCAGAGTATTCACATCCCAGTCTTGTGGAGTTGCCCTTAATTTAGTTCTATACCTGAGAATTCGAAATGTGATTTTGGGAAATCATCTCTATTGACTCAATTCTGGGGAAGCATCTTTATTTATTGCGTCGCATCCGTAAACAATTTGGCGGCGAGAGGAAGGCCAAACAAAGTGATGTCTGACCTTTGAAAGCAGTGATTTAACTAGTCGCGTTGCTAAGAACATGCCAAATTGGTATCAATTAGCCCCGTATCTCTGCTTGTTTTATCATACTCCTTCATTTACAGGTTCTCCAGTATTTTCACCAAATAACATCACACTTGGTACTGTTCCGTTTGCAAGCAATGTAGCAACATAAAGTAGCAACATAAAGTagccacattttctctctcagttctacaaaatacataaaactaaaaatagaaTTCATTATATTTCTAGGATTTCCACATGTTCCACGGATTAATTTAGAGAACCGGATTCAACAGCATGACGACATTGGAGCGTTAAATTATTTCGCGATACATTTGACCCACTGTTAGCTTATTGACCATCTCACAGAAAAATAACGTTGGACCAGTAGGCTACTGAGTATTTAAATTCTAAAATGAACTCTAGCCTACAAGCACGAGTGTTCACAGCAGCTTATGTCAAATTAGCAAACACATCTTGTGCAAACAGAAATCAACCCAATTTGCATCAAGATTATGGAAATAAAAACGTACACGTTTGTTAATGACTCCATAAACTCACCTCAACAATATATTTGACTTGTTAAATTATAATAACGAAAGCGTTGATTTAGTTCAGCAGGGCAGGCTCAATctactttttcttcttctttgtgttGTTAAATGGCGTATCGTACAGCCTGTATTTATGGAAAGATTCGGACTTCCTGTGCAGTTTCTGGATTgagcttcaaaataaaagagcTATTCATGTGTTAAACCACCCCCCGCGACTTCCCCTTTGGAACGTGTTTATAGCGTGTCAATTTTGATGGCAGAAAACATAGGTCTGCTCTCATACTGATATGCAATCATAATGTGCTTCAGATAATagttgaaatgtttattttttgtattctttttttattcggcggtaatgtagtataatggccaAGGAATTGGTCTTATAACCTCGCAAGGTCGCaagttcgattccccggtaggacactgcagttgtacccttgagcaaggtacttaacctgctttgttccagtatatatccagctgtataattggatacagtgCAAGTCTCTCTggttaagagtgtctgctaaatgcctgtaaactaaACTTTTCCTTGGagagaacaaaaacattccattatTTATGTCGTATTCCTCTATATTGGCCACCTCTGTCAcacctctggggggggggggggggctatccATTGAAGACATGGTTAATAACGCTTCATATGATGCTATTGAGCAGAGAAGATTCTCTGCTCTTGTAATAAGCAGGCATGACAAGATGTATATaggaaataggatttatttctgcagaaagaacTGAAAAGAGAGTGACCTACAATTTGGGAGAATTTTCAAATGATATGAACAACTAAAGTAAGCTTTCTCCTCCTGCAATTCAGGGGGGGAAAagttgaaaattaaaaatttttccttatatattttcagtgtttatagtaaaataaataaaataatttaaaaaaaaaaacagtaataatgtatataaatgcaaacattaacaaataaaaacaaaaacaatccattAGGAATAATGCAATATATAAACTATACAGGTGTATTTtgagcacctcctctccccatTTAATTGTTGACGCTGCACTTGTATCCTGAttccaaattcaaatatgaaggCTACATAAACTTAGCCTATTAAATAATAGGTAAATGGCATGATGTAGCCACATACGATGCTGATATTCTGTATTTGAAGAAATATGCCCAAACAACATTACTGGCGTTCCTAGTTATGCTCATAGTAGACAAAAGTGGTTAGAAAAGGTTAAATAGTTGTGATCTCTCCT
Protein-coding sequences here:
- the LOC135249410 gene encoding zinc finger protein ZFP2-like yields the protein MRDAETTLPELTEQHRIRQKEEELSGLESVHMAESETDCAAPGLNTLEPECVTAHSGVSDVHHTHTSLIKTETDLGSTHSGDLKTETLDSTELGYVTHLHPDQIKTETDDGGYLKAEHISDLQDVKCVHIKSDQMKCESSESLVSDLMNPVMNGAGVDHKDQTEPWQCAGEPNTDCTKEDIHDLMTQCEDVNHHSDINNENNLTRIVQKSRNHRKNPKSCRKMSETIESIMNNSKKSKMLSNFFQSKTVHRNKGEINMGEMSYKCTQCEKCFCSKYYLDIHLRIHTGEKPFKCIHCAKCFNRKSGLHLHLKIHSDEKPYKCTQCEKCFRIKTALNIHIRTHTGERPYKCPQCGKCFRSNSTLSIHQQIHSGEKPYKCSQCCKFFSRISHLNSHQKIHTGEKPYKCIQCEKDFSTKYYLAVHLRIHTGEKPYKCMHCEKCFHRKSGLQMHLRIHTGEKPYKCLHCEKCFHRKSALNFHQQVHSGENPYKCSQCCKYFSRIYHLNSHQKIHRGEKPYKCTQCEKCFSTKFYLGVHMRIHTGEKPYKCMHCEKCFCRNSSLQMHLRIHTGEKPYMSSP